In one Streptomyces sp. T12 genomic region, the following are encoded:
- the dnaN gene encoding DNA polymerase III subunit beta translates to MKIRVERDVLAEAVAWAARSLPARPPAPVLAGLLLKAEDGQLSLSSFDYEVSARVSVETEVEEEGTVLVSGRLLADICRALPNRPVEISTDGVRATVVCGSSRFTLHTLPVEEYPALPQMPNATGTVPGEVFASAAAQVAIAAGRDDTLPVLTGVRIEIEGDTVTLASTDRYRFAVREFLWKPENPEASAVALVPAKTLLDTAKALTSGDSVILALSGSGAGEGLIGFEGAGRRTTTRLLEGDLPKYRTLFPTEFNSVAVIETAPFVEAVKRVALVAERNTPVRLSFEQGVLILEAGSSDDAQAVERVDAQLEGDDISIAFNPTFLLDGLSAIDSPVAQLSFTTSTKPALLSGKPALDAEADEAYKYLIMPVRLSG, encoded by the coding sequence GTGAAGATCCGGGTGGAACGCGACGTACTCGCGGAGGCAGTGGCCTGGGCGGCACGCAGCCTCCCGGCCCGTCCGCCGGCGCCTGTCCTCGCCGGCCTCCTCCTCAAGGCCGAGGACGGCCAGCTGAGCCTGTCCAGCTTCGACTACGAGGTCTCGGCGCGCGTGTCCGTGGAGACCGAGGTCGAGGAGGAGGGCACGGTCCTGGTCTCCGGCCGCCTGCTCGCCGACATCTGCCGCGCTCTGCCCAACCGACCGGTGGAGATTTCCACAGACGGTGTACGGGCGACCGTGGTCTGCGGCTCCTCGCGGTTCACACTCCACACCCTGCCTGTGGAGGAGTACCCGGCGCTGCCGCAGATGCCGAACGCCACGGGCACCGTCCCCGGCGAGGTCTTCGCGTCCGCAGCCGCCCAGGTCGCCATCGCGGCCGGCCGTGACGACACGCTGCCCGTTCTCACCGGTGTGCGCATCGAGATCGAGGGCGACACGGTGACGCTGGCGTCCACCGACCGCTACCGCTTCGCGGTCCGTGAGTTCCTGTGGAAGCCGGAGAACCCGGAGGCCTCCGCGGTCGCCCTGGTCCCCGCCAAGACGCTCCTGGACACCGCCAAGGCGCTGACCAGCGGCGACAGCGTGATCCTTGCGCTGTCGGGCTCGGGCGCCGGTGAGGGGCTGATCGGTTTCGAGGGCGCCGGCCGCCGTACGACGACGCGCCTGCTGGAGGGCGACCTCCCGAAGTACCGCACGCTGTTCCCGACGGAGTTCAACAGCGTCGCCGTGATCGAGACCGCCCCCTTCGTGGAGGCCGTCAAGCGCGTGGCCCTGGTCGCCGAGCGCAACACCCCGGTGCGGCTGAGCTTCGAGCAGGGTGTGCTCATCCTGGAGGCCGGTTCCAGCGACGACGCACAGGCTGTGGAAAGGGTCGACGCCCAGCTGGAGGGCGACGACATCTCGATCGCCTTCAACCCGACGTTCCTGCTGGACGGCCTGAGCGCCATCGACTCCCCGGTCGCCCAGCTGTCCTTCACGACGTCCACGAAGCCCGCGCTGCTCAGCGGCAAGCCGGCGTTGGACGCCGAGGCGGACGAGGCCTACAAGTACCTGATTATGCCGGTGCGCCTGAGCGGCTGA
- the gnd gene encoding phosphogluconate dehydrogenase (NAD(+)-dependent, decarboxylating) codes for MELGLVGLGKMGGNMRERIRRAGHTVVGYDRNPDLADVHSLEELVGKLPGPRVVWVMVPAGAPTQSTIDELAELLEPGDVVVDGGNSRWTDDERHAEELAAKGIGFVDCGVSGGVWGLENGYALMYGGDAENVAKVQPIFDALKPEGDFGSVHAGKVGAGHFAKMVHNGIEYAMMQAYAEGWELLEKVDSVTDVREVFRSWQEGTVIRSWLLDLAVNALDEDEHLDKLRGYAQDSGEGRWTVEAAIDHAVPLPAITASLFARFASRQDDSPQMKMIAALRNQFGGHAVETK; via the coding sequence ATGGAGCTCGGTCTCGTCGGCCTCGGCAAGATGGGCGGCAACATGCGCGAGCGGATACGCCGCGCAGGCCACACCGTCGTCGGATACGACCGCAACCCGGACCTCGCGGATGTCCACAGCCTGGAAGAGCTTGTGGGCAAGCTCCCCGGGCCGCGTGTGGTCTGGGTGATGGTTCCGGCCGGTGCCCCGACCCAGTCGACCATCGACGAGCTCGCCGAGCTGCTGGAGCCCGGTGACGTCGTGGTGGACGGCGGGAACTCCCGCTGGACGGACGACGAGCGGCACGCCGAGGAGCTGGCGGCCAAGGGCATCGGCTTCGTCGACTGCGGCGTCTCCGGCGGTGTCTGGGGCCTGGAGAACGGCTATGCGCTGATGTATGGCGGTGACGCTGAGAACGTCGCCAAGGTGCAGCCGATCTTCGACGCCCTCAAGCCCGAGGGTGACTTCGGCTCGGTGCACGCCGGCAAGGTGGGCGCGGGGCACTTCGCGAAGATGGTCCACAACGGCATCGAGTACGCGATGATGCAGGCCTACGCCGAGGGCTGGGAGCTGCTGGAGAAGGTCGACTCCGTGACCGACGTCCGGGAGGTCTTCCGGTCCTGGCAGGAGGGCACGGTCATCCGTTCCTGGCTGCTGGACCTCGCGGTGAACGCCCTCGACGAGGACGAGCACCTGGACAAGCTCAGGGGTTATGCACAGGACTCCGGCGAGGGACGCTGGACTGTGGAAGCCGCCATCGACCACGCGGTGCCGCTCCCGGCGATCACCGCGTCGCTGTTCGCGCGGTTCGCGTCCCGCCAGGACGATTCCCCGCAGATGAAGATGATCGCGGCGCTGCGGAACCAGTTCGGCGGCCACGCGGTCGAGACGAAGTAG
- the recF gene encoding DNA replication/repair protein RecF (All proteins in this family for which functions are known are DNA-binding proteins that assist the filamentation of RecA onto DNA for the initiation of recombination or recombinational repair.) produces the protein MHVTHLSLADFRSYARVEVPLAPGVTAFVGPNGQGKTNLVEAVGYLATLGSHRVASDAPLVRMGADRAIIRAQVKQGDRQQLVELELNPGKANRARINRSSQVRPRDVLGIVRTVLFAPEDLALIKGDPGERRRFLDELITARSPRMAGVRSDYERVLKQRNTLLKTAALARRHGGRTMDLSTLDVWDQHLARAGAELLAQRLDLIAAIQPLADKAYEQLAPGGGPVALDYKPSAPGEAHTREDLFEQLMTALADARKQEIERGVTLVGPHRDDLLLKLGQLPAKGYASHGESWSYALSLRLASYDLLRAEGNEPVLVLDDVFAELDSRRRERLAELVAPGEQVLVTAAVDDDVPHVLTGARYTVSEGTVERV, from the coding sequence ATGCACGTCACGCATCTGTCGCTGGCCGACTTCCGCTCGTACGCCCGGGTCGAAGTCCCGCTCGCCCCGGGCGTCACCGCCTTCGTCGGGCCCAACGGCCAGGGCAAGACCAACCTCGTCGAGGCCGTCGGCTATCTCGCCACCCTCGGCAGCCATCGCGTCGCCTCCGACGCCCCCCTCGTCCGCATGGGCGCCGACCGGGCGATCATCCGGGCCCAGGTCAAACAGGGCGACCGGCAGCAACTGGTCGAGCTGGAGCTGAACCCCGGCAAGGCCAACCGGGCCCGCATCAACAGATCCTCGCAGGTCAGACCCCGTGACGTGCTCGGCATCGTGCGGACCGTCCTGTTCGCCCCGGAGGACCTCGCCCTGATCAAGGGCGACCCCGGAGAGCGGCGCCGTTTTCTCGACGAGCTGATCACCGCCCGCTCCCCGCGCATGGCGGGCGTCCGTTCCGACTACGAGCGGGTCCTCAAGCAGCGCAACACCCTCCTCAAGACGGCCGCGCTGGCCCGCCGGCACGGCGGCCGCACGATGGACCTGTCCACCCTCGACGTCTGGGACCAGCACCTCGCGCGCGCGGGCGCCGAGTTGCTCGCCCAGCGCCTGGACCTGATCGCGGCGATCCAGCCGCTGGCGGACAAGGCGTACGAGCAACTGGCCCCCGGCGGCGGCCCTGTCGCCCTGGACTACAAGCCGTCGGCTCCCGGCGAGGCGCACACGCGCGAGGACCTCTTCGAGCAGCTGATGACGGCGCTCGCCGACGCCCGCAAGCAGGAGATCGAGCGCGGCGTCACCCTCGTAGGCCCTCATCGGGACGATTTGCTTCTCAAACTCGGTCAGCTGCCCGCCAAGGGCTACGCCTCGCACGGCGAGTCCTGGTCCTACGCGCTGTCGCTGCGCCTGGCCTCGTACGACCTGCTCAGGGCCGAGGGCAACGAACCGGTGCTGGTCCTCGACGACGTCTTCGCCGAGCTGGACAGCCGGCGCCGCGAGCGCCTGGCCGAGTTGGTCGCGCCCGGTGAGCAGGTCCTGGTGACCGCCGCGGTCGACGACGACGTACCGCATGTGCTGACGGGAGCCCGGTACACCGTGTCCGAGGGGACGGTGGAGCGCGTATGA
- a CDS encoding DUF721 domain-containing protein — MSEKPSNPSENAPKKAPEPSGVDLARVALRAAKEQARVRGDAAQQKKQARRGGLRSGARADGRDPLALGAAINRLITERGWETPAAVGGVMGRWPQIVGEDVAKHCVPEKYDEDERVLVVRCDSTAWATNLRLLAPTLVARLNEDLGHGAVRQIKVQGPGGPARRYGPLRAPGSTGPGDTYG, encoded by the coding sequence ATGAGCGAGAAGCCGTCCAACCCGTCCGAGAACGCCCCCAAGAAGGCCCCCGAACCCTCCGGCGTCGACCTCGCGCGCGTGGCGCTGCGGGCGGCCAAGGAGCAGGCACGCGTGCGTGGGGATGCGGCGCAGCAGAAGAAGCAGGCGCGGCGCGGGGGGCTGCGCTCCGGCGCGCGGGCCGACGGCCGCGACCCCCTGGCGCTCGGCGCTGCCATTAACCGCTTGATCACCGAGCGGGGTTGGGAGACCCCGGCGGCGGTGGGCGGGGTGATGGGCCGTTGGCCACAGATCGTGGGCGAGGACGTCGCCAAGCACTGTGTGCCGGAGAAGTACGACGAGGACGAGCGGGTCCTGGTCGTGCGCTGCGACTCGACGGCCTGGGCGACGAACCTGCGGTTGCTCGCGCCGACGCTGGTCGCCCGCCTCAACGAGGACCTCGGCCATGGCGCGGTGCGGCAGATCAAGGTGCAGGGTCCCGGCGGCCCGGCCCGCCGTTACGGGCCCCTGCGCGCGCCCGGCAGCACCGGTCCCGGCGACACCTACGGCTGA
- the gyrB gene encoding DNA topoisomerase (ATP-hydrolyzing) subunit B has translation MADSGNPNENIPSTDAGANGAVTPSNGEVTASYDASAITVLEGLDAVRKRPGMYIGSTGERGLHHLVQEVVDNSVDEALAGHADTIDVTILADGGVRVVDNGRGIPVGIVPSEGKPAVEVVLTVLHAGGKFGGGGYAVSGGLHGVGVSVVNALSTKVSVEIKTDGYRWTQDYKLGVPTAPLAQHEATDEHGTTVTFWADPDIFETTEYSFETLSRRFQEMAFLNKGLRINLTDERESAKATAGADEAGEDEKHEVKHVSYHYEGGIVDFVKYLNSRKGEVVHPTVIDLEAEDKDKSLSLELAMQWNGGYSEGVYSFANIIHTHEGGTHEEGFRAALTSLINKYARDKKLLREKDDNLTGDDIREGLTAIISVKLSEPQFEGQTKTKLGNTEVKTFVQKVVYEHLNDWLDRNPNEAADIIRKGIQAATARVAARKARDLTRRKGLLETASLPGKLSDCQSNDPTKCEIFIVEGDSAGGSAKSGRNPEYQAILPIRGKILNVEKARIDKILQNQEIQALISAFGTGVHEDFDIEKLRYHKIILMADADVDGQHISTLLLTFLFRFMRPLVEAGHVYLSRPPLYKIKWGRDDVEYAYSDRERDALIEMGRQRGKRVREDSIQRFKGLGEMNAEELRVTTMDQEHRVLGQVTLDDAAQADDLFSVLMGEDVEARRQFIQRNAKDVRFLDI, from the coding sequence GTGGCCGATTCCGGCAACCCCAACGAGAACATCCCGTCCACCGACGCCGGCGCCAACGGCGCGGTGACCCCGTCGAACGGCGAGGTCACCGCCTCGTACGACGCCAGCGCCATCACCGTCCTCGAGGGTCTGGACGCGGTCCGCAAGCGACCCGGCATGTACATCGGCTCGACCGGTGAGCGAGGACTCCACCACCTGGTGCAGGAGGTCGTCGACAACTCCGTCGACGAGGCGCTGGCCGGGCACGCGGACACCATCGACGTGACGATCCTGGCCGACGGTGGCGTACGGGTCGTGGACAACGGCCGTGGCATCCCGGTCGGCATCGTCCCCTCCGAGGGCAAGCCGGCCGTCGAGGTCGTGCTGACGGTCCTGCACGCGGGCGGAAAGTTCGGGGGCGGCGGCTACGCGGTCTCCGGCGGTCTGCACGGCGTGGGTGTTTCCGTCGTGAACGCCCTGTCGACCAAGGTCTCCGTCGAGATCAAGACCGACGGCTACCGGTGGACCCAGGACTACAAGTTGGGTGTCCCGACGGCCCCGCTTGCCCAGCACGAGGCCACGGACGAGCACGGCACGACGGTCACCTTCTGGGCCGACCCGGACATCTTCGAGACCACCGAGTACTCCTTCGAGACGCTCTCCCGACGCTTCCAGGAGATGGCGTTCCTCAACAAGGGGCTGCGCATCAACCTCACCGACGAGCGCGAGTCGGCGAAGGCCACCGCCGGTGCGGACGAGGCAGGCGAGGACGAGAAGCACGAGGTCAAGCACGTCTCGTACCACTACGAGGGCGGCATCGTCGACTTCGTGAAGTACCTCAACTCCCGCAAGGGAGAAGTGGTGCACCCCACCGTGATCGACCTCGAGGCCGAGGACAAGGACAAGAGCCTGTCCCTCGAGCTCGCGATGCAGTGGAACGGTGGCTACAGCGAGGGTGTGTACTCCTTCGCCAACATCATCCACACGCACGAGGGCGGTACGCACGAGGAGGGCTTTCGTGCGGCGCTGACCTCGCTGATCAACAAGTACGCGCGCGACAAGAAGCTGCTGCGGGAGAAGGACGACAACCTCACGGGTGACGACATCCGCGAGGGTCTGACCGCGATCATCTCGGTGAAGCTGAGCGAGCCGCAGTTCGAGGGCCAGACGAAGACCAAGCTGGGCAACACCGAGGTGAAGACCTTCGTCCAGAAGGTCGTCTACGAGCACCTCAACGACTGGCTGGACCGCAACCCGAACGAGGCGGCGGACATCATCCGCAAGGGCATCCAGGCGGCCACCGCGCGCGTGGCGGCCCGCAAGGCCCGTGACCTGACGCGTCGTAAGGGCCTGCTGGAGACGGCGTCCCTGCCGGGCAAGCTCTCCGACTGCCAGTCGAACGACCCCACCAAGTGCGAGATCTTCATCGTCGAGGGTGACTCCGCCGGCGGCTCGGCCAAGTCCGGCCGCAACCCGGAGTACCAGGCGATCCTCCCGATCCGAGGAAAGATCCTCAACGTCGAGAAGGCGCGGATCGACAAGATCCTGCAGAACCAGGAGATCCAGGCGCTGATCTCCGCCTTCGGTACGGGCGTGCACGAGGACTTCGACATCGAGAAGCTCCGCTATCACAAGATCATCCTGATGGCGGACGCCGACGTCGACGGCCAGCACATCAGCACCCTGCTGCTGACCTTCCTGTTCCGCTTCATGCGGCCGCTGGTCGAGGCCGGGCACGTGTACCTCTCCCGTCCCCCGCTGTACAAGATCAAGTGGGGCCGGGACGACGTCGAGTACGCGTACTCGGACCGTGAGCGTGACGCCCTGATCGAGATGGGCCGTCAGCGCGGCAAGCGCGTCCGCGAGGACTCGATCCAGCGCTTCAAGGGTCTCGGCGAGATGAACGCCGAGGAGCTGCGTGTGACCACCATGGACCAGGAGCACCGCGTCCTCGGCCAGGTCACCCTCGACGACGCCGCCCAGGCCGACGACCTGTTCTCGGTCCTGATGGGCGAGGACGTCGAGGCCCGCCGCCAGTTCATCCAGCGCAACGCCAAGGATGTCCGCTTCCTCGACATCTGA
- the gyrA gene encoding DNA gyrase subunit A, translated as MTDENTPVTPEEGGELAMRVEPVGLETEMQRSYLDYAMSVIVSRALPDVRDGLKPVHRRVLYAMYDGGYRPERGFYKCARVVGDVMGNYHPHGDSSIYDALVRLAQPWSMRMPLVDSNGNFGSPGNDPAAAMRYTECKMAPLSMEMVRDIDEETVDFTDNYDGRSQEPTVLPARFPNLLINGSAGIAVGMATNIPPHNLREVAAGAQWYLENPEVSHEELLDALMERIKGPDFPTGALVVGRKGIEEAYRTGRGSITMRAVVEVEEIQNRQCLVVTELPYQVNPDNLAQKIADLVKDGKIGGIADVRDETSSRTGQRLVIVLKRDGVAKVVLNNLYKHTDLQTNFGANMLALVDGVPRTLSLDAFIRHWVTHQIEVIVRRTRFRLRKAEERAHILRGLLKALDAIDEVIALIRRSDTVDIARTGLMDLLEIDEIQANAILEMQLRRLAALERQKIVQEHDELQAKITEYNEILASPVRQRGIVSAELAAIVEKYGDDRKTMLVPYDGDMSIEDLIAEEDIVVTVSRGGYVKRTKTVDYRAQKRGGKGVRGTKLKEDDIVDHFFVSTTHHWLLFFTNKGRVYRAKAYELPDAGREARGQHVANLLAFQPDEAIAEILAIRDYEAAPYLVLATKAGLVKKTPLKDYDSPRSGGVIAINLREREDGSDDELIGAELVSADDDLLLISKKAQSIRFTATDESLRPMGRATSGVKGMSFREGDELLSMNVVRTGTFVFTATDGGYAKRTPVDEYRVQGRGGLGIKAAKIVEDRGSLVGALVVEETDEILAITLGGGVIRTRVNEVRETGRDTMGVQLINLGKRDAVVGIARNAEAGREAEEVDGDLAVDETDEGAAATIGTDEGEAPSAE; from the coding sequence ATGACCGACGAGAACACCCCTGTCACCCCTGAAGAGGGCGGCGAACTCGCGATGCGTGTCGAGCCCGTCGGGCTCGAGACGGAGATGCAGCGCTCGTACCTCGACTACGCGATGTCCGTCATCGTCTCGCGTGCGCTGCCGGACGTCCGGGACGGCCTCAAGCCCGTCCACCGCCGTGTGCTGTACGCCATGTACGACGGCGGCTACCGCCCCGAGCGCGGCTTCTACAAGTGCGCGCGCGTGGTCGGCGACGTCATGGGCAACTACCACCCGCACGGCGACAGTTCGATCTACGACGCGCTGGTCCGCCTCGCGCAGCCGTGGTCGATGCGGATGCCGCTGGTGGACTCCAACGGCAACTTCGGCTCTCCGGGCAACGACCCGGCGGCGGCCATGCGCTACACCGAGTGCAAGATGGCGCCGCTGTCGATGGAGATGGTCCGTGACATCGACGAGGAGACCGTCGACTTCACGGACAACTACGACGGCCGCTCCCAGGAGCCGACCGTCCTGCCGGCCCGCTTCCCGAACCTGCTGATCAACGGTTCGGCCGGTATCGCGGTCGGCATGGCGACCAACATCCCGCCGCACAACCTGCGCGAGGTCGCGGCCGGTGCCCAGTGGTACCTGGAGAACCCCGAGGTCTCGCACGAGGAGCTGCTGGACGCGCTCATGGAGCGCATCAAGGGCCCCGACTTCCCGACCGGCGCCCTGGTGGTGGGCCGCAAGGGCATCGAAGAGGCGTACCGGACCGGCCGCGGCTCCATCACCATGCGCGCGGTCGTCGAGGTCGAGGAGATCCAGAACCGCCAGTGCCTGGTGGTCACGGAGCTGCCGTACCAGGTCAACCCCGACAACCTCGCGCAGAAGATCGCCGACCTGGTGAAGGACGGCAAGATCGGCGGCATCGCGGACGTCCGCGACGAGACGTCGTCCCGCACCGGCCAGCGCCTGGTCATCGTGCTGAAGCGCGACGGGGTCGCCAAGGTTGTCCTGAACAACCTCTACAAGCACACGGACCTGCAGACGAACTTCGGCGCCAACATGCTGGCGCTCGTCGACGGCGTCCCGCGCACCCTCTCCCTGGACGCGTTCATCCGCCACTGGGTGACGCACCAGATCGAGGTCATCGTCCGCCGTACGCGCTTCAGGCTGCGCAAGGCCGAGGAGCGGGCGCACATCCTGCGCGGCCTGCTGAAGGCCCTGGACGCCATCGACGAGGTCATCGCGCTGATCCGGCGCAGTGACACCGTCGACATCGCACGCACGGGCCTGATGGACCTCCTGGAGATCGACGAGATCCAGGCCAACGCCATCCTCGAGATGCAGCTGCGGCGACTGGCCGCCCTGGAGCGCCAGAAGATCGTCCAGGAGCACGACGAACTCCAGGCGAAGATCACCGAGTACAACGAGATCCTCGCCTCGCCGGTCCGTCAGCGCGGCATCGTCAGCGCGGAGCTCGCCGCGATCGTCGAGAAGTACGGCGACGACCGCAAGACCATGCTGGTGCCCTACGACGGTGACATGTCCATCGAGGACCTGATCGCCGAGGAGGACATCGTCGTCACGGTCTCGCGCGGCGGTTACGTCAAGCGCACCAAGACCGTCGACTACCGGGCGCAGAAGCGCGGCGGCAAGGGCGTACGCGGTACGAAGCTGAAGGAAGACGACATCGTCGACCACTTCTTCGTGTCCACGACCCACCACTGGCTGCTGTTCTTCACCAACAAGGGCCGCGTCTACCGGGCGAAGGCCTACGAGCTGCCGGACGCCGGACGTGAGGCGCGCGGCCAGCACGTGGCGAACCTGCTGGCCTTCCAGCCGGACGAGGCGATCGCCGAGATCCTCGCGATCCGCGACTACGAGGCGGCGCCGTACCTGGTGCTCGCCACGAAGGCCGGACTTGTGAAGAAGACGCCGCTGAAGGATTACGATTCGCCCCGCTCCGGCGGCGTGATCGCGATCAACTTGCGCGAGCGCGAGGACGGTTCGGACGACGAACTGATCGGTGCCGAGCTCGTCTCGGCCGACGACGATCTGCTTCTGATCAGCAAGAAGGCACAGTCGATCAGGTTCACGGCGACGGACGAGTCGCTGCGTCCCATGGGCCGTGCCACCTCCGGTGTCAAGGGCATGAGCTTCCGCGAGGGAGACGAGCTGCTCTCGATGAATGTTGTTCGAACCGGTACGTTCGTGTTCACTGCCACCGACGGTGGGTACGCGAAGCGGACCCCCGTCGACGAGTACCGCGTCCAGGGCCGCGGCGGCCTCGGTATCAAGGCCGCCAAGATCGTGGAGGACCGCGGCTCGCTCGTCGGTGCGCTGGTGGTCGAGGAGACCGACGAGATCCTCGCCATCACGCTGGGCGGCGGTGTGATTCGTACGCGAGTCAACGAGGTCAGGGAGACGGGCCGTGACACCATGGGCGTCCAACTGATCAACCTGGGCAAGCGCGATGCCGTGGTCGGTATCGCTCGTAACGCCGAGGCGGGACGCGAGGCGGAGGAGGTCGACGGCGACTTGGCCGTCGACGAGACCGACGAGGGTGCCGCCGCGACCATCGGCACGGACGAGGGTGAGGCACCCTCGGCCGAGTAG
- a CDS encoding DUF3566 domain-containing protein, protein MSGATGAGSSGTSTGSTAGKDTDGGGRGSAARATDTHTTQLKAIKSPAKDSPSPDTPGSQGGTVTDTRGPQPQKYAAGAGSAAPGAQPQPQPAPAGAQQAASAPPTSPLPGERQAQQPSGPYHPPQAYQTPAPASAVRRPRTGASTTPRTRKARLRVAKADPWSVMKVSFLLSIALGICTIVASAVLWMVMDAMGVFSTVGGTISEATGSNESNGFDLQSFLSLPHVLMFTSIIAVIDVVLATALATLGAFIYNLSAGFVGGVELTLAEDE, encoded by the coding sequence GTGAGCGGAGCCACGGGCGCCGGATCGTCCGGTACCTCGACCGGTTCTACGGCCGGTAAGGACACGGACGGCGGCGGCCGTGGCTCCGCCGCGCGTGCGACGGACACGCACACGACCCAGCTCAAAGCGATCAAGTCGCCCGCGAAGGACTCGCCCTCGCCAGACACACCTGGATCCCAGGGGGGAACCGTGACGGACACCCGAGGCCCGCAGCCCCAGAAGTACGCGGCCGGCGCGGGCTCGGCTGCTCCGGGCGCCCAGCCGCAGCCGCAGCCCGCGCCCGCAGGGGCGCAGCAGGCGGCCTCCGCGCCGCCGACGTCGCCGCTGCCGGGGGAACGGCAGGCGCAGCAGCCCTCCGGGCCCTACCACCCGCCGCAGGCCTACCAGACGCCCGCTCCGGCGAGCGCGGTACGCCGGCCGCGCACGGGGGCGAGTACGACGCCCCGCACCCGCAAGGCGCGCCTGCGCGTGGCCAAGGCCGACCCGTGGTCGGTGATGAAGGTCAGCTTCCTGCTCTCCATCGCGCTGGGCATCTGCACCATCGTCGCGTCCGCGGTGCTCTGGATGGTCATGGACGCCATGGGCGTCTTCTCGACGGTGGGCGGCACGATCTCCGAGGCAACCGGCTCGAACGAGTCGAACGGCTTCGACCTGCAGTCCTTCCTGTCACTGCCGCACGTCCTGATGTTCACGTCGATCATCGCGGTCATCGACGTCGTCCTCGCGACGGCGCTGGCGACGCTCGGCGCGTTCATCTACAACCTCTCCGCCGGCTTCGTGGGCGGTGTCGAGCTGACGCTCGCGGAAGACGAGTGA
- a CDS encoding VOC family protein: protein MTLEWEQVIVHSVDPVALGQWWAEALGWVVVHSSEDEFEIRPEPDRRPGLDFVRFDESKQGKSRLHLDFVPDDQAAEVARLEAHGAKRVDIGQGDQPWIVMADPEGNEFCILGQRSQ from the coding sequence ATGACCTTGGAATGGGAACAGGTAATTGTTCATTCGGTGGATCCGGTGGCCTTGGGTCAGTGGTGGGCCGAGGCTCTTGGCTGGGTGGTGGTCCACTCCTCTGAGGACGAGTTCGAGATCCGCCCGGAGCCGGATCGCAGGCCAGGGTTGGACTTCGTCCGGTTTGATGAGAGCAAGCAGGGCAAGAGCCGGCTGCATCTCGACTTCGTGCCCGATGACCAGGCGGCCGAGGTGGCTCGCCTTGAGGCTCATGGCGCGAAGCGTGTCGACATCGGCCAGGGTGACCAGCCGTGGATTGTCATGGCAGACCCCGAGGGCAACGAGTTCTGCATCCTTGGCCAACGGAGCCAGTAA